GTTTTAAGAAGGGGAATTACGTATTTCTGTACCCGGTAATTTAAATAGGTTTCGTCGTGGATTTCGAAATCTTCCATATCTTTTGTTACCGGATGATTCTTATCAATTATTTTCACAAGGAAATCCTGGTCGTGTTTATAAGTTGAAGCTCCGTATTTTTTCCCCCCGTCTTCATAAGCTTTATGAAAATAGCGCCCGCCTACTATTTTTTCGTACTCATCCCATTCCTGGTGAGAAACAATTGAGTGGTGTAAAAAGAGGACGCCGATTCCTGACTCAAAAATATTTTGAAAAGATTTTTTCTGTGTTTCATCTATCGGCTGATAAGAATCATAGAAAACCACAACGCCATATTCACTCATTTTATCACGATCAAAAAGATCGAAAGCAGCCGGTTTAGAAATTGTATCGTAGTCAAATTTCTCGAAGAGGGGATAGAAAGTTCCGGCATCAACATTCTTTCCGCCGGTTACAATTAATATTTTTTTGTTCTGCGGCAGTGCGACAGAGCAGATAAAAAAAAGGAGGAATAAAATCAGGTTTAGCCGTTTCATAGAGCTCTAATTAAAGTTGAGGGTTAATTTAATTATTTCGGGGCGGCTTCCGGTTCTAATTGGCGGACCCCACGTTCCGACTCCAGAGGAAACATAATAGTGTGTTCCTTCTATTAATCTGTAACCCCATGCAATCTCGTAAATTTTTTCAACAATGTAATTTATGGGCCAAAGCTGGCCGTTGTGTGTATGGCCCGAGAGCTGCAAATCGATCCCGTTATTACGCGCGTCGTTTAATTGGAACGGCTGATGGTCCATAAGAATTAAAGGTAGCGATTTATCCGCGCCCACAAGAATTTCTTCAAGCGGTTTTCTCGTATAGTCGGCGAACCTCCGGCTGTCCCGATCTGCCCGGCCGACAATGTAAAGCGAGCTGTCGATTTTTATATATGAATCTATGAGCATCCTGATATTATGATTTGTGAGATAGTCGACCGCATCTTTTACACCGCCGATATACTCGTGATTACCCGTGATACCGAAGACTCCGTATTTGGCCTTAAGTTCAAGAAGTGCCTCGCCTACATTATCCCGAAGAACGGGTTTTATATCCTCATCGATTATATCTCCCGCAAGCAGAATAATATCAGGATTCTGCTTGTTGATCTTGTCTACAATCCTGTAAGCAAAATTCTTTCCGTTAACAGTTCCGAGATGCAGATCCGAGGCCATTACAATGTTAAGAGATTTCAGGTCGCCTGCTTTCTTGTCGAGATTAATGGCATACTTCTTTATCGCTACGAGGCGGGAATTAAAAAAACCGCCCGTTACAATTATCAACACAAGAACTGAAACAATTAATGCAAGGGTTTGCTTTAATTTATCCGGATTAGCTGTTACTGCATTAGGTATAATCGGCAGGAAATAATTTATTATTCTTACTGCATCGATAATTATCAGCATCAGTAACGAATAAAACATAATTGCAATCCAGAAGGAGCCGACCCAGACCAGGAAATCGCTTACATACCAGACCCAGTAGTTTTCCAGGAAACGGCCGACTATATATGATAGGACTACAAAAACAAATATTATTGTAAAAATTGTTTTGTACTGATCTGGTACAATTGAAACGACTCTCCGGAAAATGTAGTAATTAACAATTCCGTAAACGGAGAAGACTATACCGAAAAAAATTATTGCCTGTTGAAGTTTCATACCTAATTAACCGAAAATGTAAAGGGATGGTTCAAAATTAGAAATGATATATCAGAATGGCTAACAAAAAGAGAGCGGAAGTAATCCGCTCTCATATTATCTTACTTATAGACCGTTGCTTACGTTTATATCAACCCGGTCGTTAACTCTGGAAGTGTTCTGGAAATTATTAAAATTGTAGCTTAGAGTGATATTGAATACCGGGGCTTCAGGACGTGCTGAAAAATACATATCTGTTCCGCCTCCCGCTTTCGAGAAAAGTTTAAACTGTCCGGTGTTGAACAGATTTTGTGCTGTAGCGGTAACAACAAGTCTCTTTTCAAAAAACTCCTGACGCAGTGAAAGAGTCAGATTAACCAGCGGATCAAT
This Melioribacteraceae bacterium DNA region includes the following protein-coding sequences:
- a CDS encoding ThuA domain-containing protein, whose product is MKRLNLILFLLFFICSVALPQNKKILIVTGGKNVDAGTFYPLFEKFDYDTISKPAAFDLFDRDKMSEYGVVVFYDSYQPIDETQKKSFQNIFESGIGVLFLHHSIVSHQEWDEYEKIVGGRYFHKAYEDGGKKYGASTYKHDQDFLVKIIDKNHPVTKDMEDFEIHDETYLNYRVQKYVIPLLKTDYRESGEIIGWIHTYKKSKVVYFMPGHDKQAYGNKGFKTLILNSLAFLMTL
- a CDS encoding metallophosphoesterase: MKLQQAIIFFGIVFSVYGIVNYYIFRRVVSIVPDQYKTIFTIIFVFVVLSYIVGRFLENYWVWYVSDFLVWVGSFWIAIMFYSLLMLIIIDAVRIINYFLPIIPNAVTANPDKLKQTLALIVSVLVLIIVTGGFFNSRLVAIKKYAINLDKKAGDLKSLNIVMASDLHLGTVNGKNFAYRIVDKINKQNPDIILLAGDIIDEDIKPVLRDNVGEALLELKAKYGVFGITGNHEYIGGVKDAVDYLTNHNIRMLIDSYIKIDSSLYIVGRADRDSRRFADYTRKPLEEILVGADKSLPLILMDHQPFQLNDARNNGIDLQLSGHTHNGQLWPINYIVEKIYEIAWGYRLIEGTHYYVSSGVGTWGPPIRTGSRPEIIKLTLNFN